In the genome of Brachypodium distachyon strain Bd21 chromosome 3, Brachypodium_distachyon_v3.0, whole genome shotgun sequence, the window CTTCCTTTCGTCTTTGTTATCATGGAAAAAGGCCTGCCAATTGCGAGAACGGGAAGAGAATATCTGCTGATTACTGGTCAGTCGTCATCATACCGAAGTCACCCAAGTTTTCAAATAGGAAAGCACAATGGCCTTCATTTTCGCAACGAGGGAAGCACAGGTTTGACTCTGACTAGCTAAGTCGTTATGAATATAAGAGCAatctttttttgagggaaaaaatTATAAGAGCAATCTTACTGGCCACAACGGAACGACTACaactctcaagtctcaaccgCCCCTTGAATAACTTAAACCAAGACGAGCTGGAGACTATGAAATCTTCAAAGCTTGCCTGGATGGCATCATGGATTGTGAGGGCTCTGGATTGTATCTAGTCTGTTTGTACGACTTGACCTCCTTTTATGTAGACTGGGGAACGGCTCGAGCTGGGGGGCAAAAAACATGTCTAGTGCCCAATAGACCGGGAAGACTTTGACATCGACCCTTTTTAAGTTAACCAAAGTTCTTCTGTGCTTTTTCAGAAGGAATTTCACACCGGTATAACTGACTTAAGCGGTTTTCAGCTCGAGAAAAACGCGCTGTACAATCCACGCAATACAAGGAGGCCTTCGGTAAATGATTTCTGTGCTTGTATCTCGTGGAACCTCTGCTCTTGGTTGTCATGAAACGGCGTGTTTTGGATGAACGACGACGTACGTACGAGAGCTGACCGATGGACGGGGAAGCGTACACACTGGCTGGTCCAGTCGGGTCACAGTGTAGTGTGTTTTTCACGAGAGATGCTCTCGCCTCGCTTTCTGTCCTCTTCTTCCCTCCGAGACTCCAGTCGAGCCAACCTACACCAAAAAGCATATACTGAGGGTCTGAGATTGTCTTGGATTTATAATCAGAACCGGTCTACCAACTCGAGCGTGAATTAATCCGGGCCTGACGCCTCTTCTAGACCTCTCTACATCTAGTGGTTCGGTCCGGATAACTGATTGAGATCTCTACAACTGATCAGGCAAAGGATTCGCAAACACCGTAAGAGATCGATCATCTGAGAGCCGGCTAGCAAATTCCTGGATCAAATAAACACATCGTTTATCGCTAATCGACCTCCATTTCAGAAGGAAAATGCGCGGCACGAATTGACAGAGTGGAGTAATATCGCGACGGTGATGTTGTCGCTGGTGCCGGGCAACGATCTGTCGAGGGCACGCCGCACACGGGCCACCCACATCGGAAATTAGTGCGGGCAATCAGCTGCCTCCTCCACTAAATCCTAGCTGGTCCTGCTCCTGTCGTCCTTGCCCTTCGCGCACGAAGAAGGAGCAGGCAGGGGAAACCGGCTCTGAAACGGCGAGAAATTACCGATACATTCAACGGCAAGGAAACAAGAAATTGAACTCTGAATCTACTCCGTAGAATTATAGATGTCATTTGGTTAAGGTCCagtttatttttgttgtaaTTGTAATGTCGGATCAAATTCTCCAAGATTTTTTGCGCCGAGATTTTTTTGATTGGGAAAACATTACCATCAGTGGATGTGTCTAATAGTGCGGGTGAGCCAGCTGGGAGAGTCTCTTCTTGCAGTGGGGGTTGCATATCGATACTCGTTTCGGCAATCGGGGTGACGCCACTTGGCCCAAGCGAATACATATTTTCCGATGGTACAAGGCGACAAGCTCAAGTACACAACCAATATTTGACGTACCAAGCCAATGCTAACCCTCTTTGTTCATTTCATTTGTCTGAAATAATTTCATGGCATGATAAGAGATCAAAATCCTAGTGTGATTCACCGGTGGCAGCATGTCCATCAACTCTCCTTGTCGTGAACAACTCTGCACTGCTCTGAAAATGAAAGGAAACAAATATCATATCATCATGAGTAGAGCTTGCTAGAATGGTCGCCACACGATTCACATGGGCGTGCCTTCATCCACGCAGGAAAACGACTCCGGTTAGTCACCCACCAGCAGCGTACCAACATCACAACACccatcggaaaaaaaaaacatcaccGCACCAATTATTCCATAGTGTGGCCAGGTGGTCTATGGACCATCCTGGAAATACAGCCCGTATACATATACACTAGTGCACCTTAAACccaccaaaaaagaaaaatcagccCAAGCAAATAAGCCATATTTCCGGCCAGTTCTcgttttctttctgttgtgtaGTGTACGCATCACCACATCAGATCGGGCCTTGTAGCAGCCTGACGATCGATCACGAGCAGTTGGCATCGTATCGTATTTTTGCCGAGCAGACGAGCATGATCAGCTAAAATCGCATCGTATTTCTCGTCATCAATCGTATTTCTCGTCATCATCGTCGCTGACTGCCAGCGGACGGCAAACATACGCTTCGTCACCGCGAGTATGCGACGGGGTAGGAGCTTACACGGAGCCGGCGACATTTTTCTTGGTCTTTCATTGAATCGAATTAAGATTTGCTCATTGATCGAATTGAAATTATCGCAAAATTGTTCTAATGCCGGTTTTTTTCTCATCCCAAATTCAATACTACTAGAATATTTGAGGTAAAAAGAATGCTGGTTATAATTTATATTGGGATAAAAGTTTATACATTGGACCACCCTGTCTCAAAAACTTAGATCCGCCACTTTCCGAAAACAAACATTTGCTTTCTCTTTGCTTCCTACGTCAGATTCGTTAGAAATATCTTCTAGTTTGAAAACATGTAAAAATCACAACATTCGCAGAATACATGATGCACGCTTAGAAATAATGTAAAAGAAGCATTGTGTCCTGATTAATGAACATTTATGCTGAATTTTCCTGATTGAAATAATATTGCCAATTACCCATATTAAACGAACAATTTATGCTGATTTTAATGTTAATTGAATCTTCAAAGTAAAGACATCAAGAGACATCGAGTGTTGTGTTTTGAGTGTGTTGGGTCTATGACTAGGCTATCGtaccaaaaaattggccatccaaattttgccaagtttttgttttctacgGGTTTGGCCAATTTTGGCAATAAATTAAAGAAGTTGTACAATATTGTTGGGATCCAAAGAAATTAACAACCATCGAAATAGGGATCAAATTTTTGGTCATGACAAAAAAAGTTGGCATGCATggccccttttggcaacaagccaaacacacacaaaaaacatCATATATATCACATCTGGTATGTATTTTCTACATATCGTTTTGGATACACTATCTCTTATTCGACTTTGATCCTTTCTAGATACTAGAAATATAATTGATGAAGCACTTGGATGAAATCAATCACACTAAAAAAAGGACAAacgtagtactccctccgtccggctATATCAGGCGTGAATAGTATTTTCACTAGTACCAAGAAAAAGTTGCTACTCTTTTATTGATTGGACCACTTTTGGATGCATGTCTTTTTGAATGGATGGCTCCACTATATGCCTGATATTTGTGGACTACTAGCAAAATGAATCACGTCTCGTAAAagtggacagagggagtagtatgctACACTCTCGAGAAGCCGACAAACATGGTCATTTCACCGTGCATGATGTTGCACGGTATTTTCGGCTCCGTGGAGAcatatgttactccctccgatccatattagttgtcaaaatattacatgtatctagacgttttgtaggcataaatacatttatatttaggcaaatttgagacaattaatatggataggAGTATATGTATTATTGTCACAGTGTTACAACGTCTACGTTACAGATATTATATATCAGATGTCACGCGTTCAGTGTATCTTCTCTCTTTGTATTTGAACACAAGACCAGGTGAAGAGAGTCGTGAGTAAGTGAGATACACGTCATTGCATGACCAATGTTGGGCTCGCCAGCTATTTATCATCAAAATCATTTGCAATTCAAAATTGAGTCACACATTGTTCTATGATAATTATTGGGTTCTCTAGCTATTTATCATCAAAATCATTTGGAATCAAAATTGATTTGAATCCTTCATCCAGTAACTGGCCAGGATTATTTCGACTGCCATGGTTAGACCTGGAGATTGTTTGGGTACGGACTGCACCCGCCCGTCCGGCCGTTTTATCTGTTTCTCTCAATTGAAGTGAGCTTAATTACTCCATCTGATATCAGAAACCAACTTTCCTGCATTCCCCATCGCCCGATCCGAGCCATCCAGTTCCCGGTCGAACggccgtacgtacgtgccgGAGGCAGCATGGTGCAGAGCCCTCGCACATGGATCACGACCCCAACCCACGCATCGCCAAAGTCGGTCTTCGTCAAGTCTCCCCCGCGCTCGTCCACACTGCAACTGTGTCGTGTCGTGCGTAGTCTAATAACCaagcaaagaaaatgaaaagaatACAAGTGGTAGTAACTGCTCCCTAATTTCTGCTCAGTTGCTAGCACATCTCGATCTCACTGCCAGCTCTGTAGCTATACACGCCCGCGCGGGCGCGCATATATACGCGCCATGGCGCCACTCCTTTTCTCCACAAACGCAGCTCTAGCAGCAGTGCAGcacactagctagctatatcAATCGAGCTCGAGCACGCACCGACATCACCACTGAGCGCCTCCTTTCTCTCTGAGGAATTAAGTGCGGCATGGCGGGCTCGACGGAGGCGTTGCGGTTCACGGtgcggaggaaggcggcggagctggtggcgccggcggggccgaCGCCGCGGGAGCTGAAGCGGCTGTCGGACATCGACGACCAAGACGGGCTGCGGTTCCACATCCCCGTCATCCAGTTCTACCGCCGCCAGGCCTCCATGGCTGGCAGGAACCCCGCAGCCGTGGTCCGTGAAGCCGTGTCCAGGGCGCTGGTGCCCTACTACCCGTTCGCGGGCCGGCTCCGGGAGCTCGAGGCGCGGAAGCTCGCCGTCGACTGCACGGGCGAGGGCGTCCTGTTCACCGAGGCCGACGCCGACGTCAGGCTGGAGCATTTCGGGGACGCCCTCCAGCCCCCCTTCCCCGGCCTCGACGAGCTCATCTTCGACGTCCCCGGCTCCTCCCAAGTCCTCGGcacccctctcctcctcttccaggTACGTGCCAATTAATTAAGagcttcttctctctctttttttcgtCAACATACACGTGGATAAtcgcttaattaattaactgtggtgcatgcgtgcgtgcagGTGACGCGACTGGCGTGCGGCGGGTTCATCCTGGGGGTGCGGCTGATGCACACGATGGCGGACGCGCAGGGGCTGGTGCAGTTCCTGGGCGCCGTGGCGGAGATGGCGCGTGGCATGGCAACGCCGACGGTGAAGCCCGTGTGGGAGCGCTCCCTGCTGGAGGCGCGCGACCCGCCGCGCCCCGGGTACGCGCACCGCGAGTACGACGAGGTGCCGGACACCAACGGCACCATCGTGCCGCTGGACGACATGGCGCACCGCTCCCTCTTCTTCGGCGCCGGGGAGGTCGCCGCCATCCGCTCCCACCTCCCGCCTCCCCTCCGGTCCCGCGCCACCACCTTCGAGGTCCTCACGGGCTGCCTCTGGCGATGCCGCACGTCCGCCCTGGCccccgacgccgacgaggagATGCGCATGATCTGCATCGTCAACGCCCGCGGCAACGCCAATAAGAACGGCAAGAGCGCGATCCCGAGCGGGTACTACGGCAACGCGTTCGCGTTcccggtggcggtggcgaggGCCGGGGAGCTGTGCGCGAGGCCCCTGGCCCACGCCGTGGAGCTTGTGAGGCGGGCCAAGTCCGAGGTGGACGTGGAGTACATGCGGTCCGTGGCCGACCTCATGGTCCAGCGCGGGCGGCCGCACTTCACCGTGGTCCGGGCCTACCTGGCGTCGGACGTGACCAAGGCCGGGTTCGGGGACCTGGACTTTGGGTGGGGCAGGCCCGTGTACGGCGGGCCGGCCAAGGGGGGCGTGGGCGCCATCCCTGGCGTGGCCAGCTTCCTCATCCCGTTCAAGAACGGCAAGGGCGAGGACGGCATCGTGGTGCCCATGTGCCTGCCCGGACCCGCCATGGACAAGTTCGTGGTGGAGATGGCCAGGCTGCTGCGCCCGGCCACCGCCGTCGACGTCGTCCACGACGCCATCAGATCTGCGCTCTGAATATAGTTTTATTACTGTACTACGTCGTGTCGCGTCGCGTGGTTTGTTGGATGGTGTGCGTAAGTGCGTGTGGTGGGCTGGTGGGGGAGAGCTCTGCTCAGCCCGTCAGCCGTGGTGATTTGGACGTGGAGTGAAGTGGAGAAAGGCTCGTTGGACGCAtcgccggcgggcgggcgggtgGGCGTGCATGAGTTGTAGTATGTGTATGCGTTTGAATAACTCCCAATTCAATGTATTGCCATACTTTTCGAAATGAAATGCTTCTGCTGTCCTGTGCTCTCTGTTGGACCA includes:
- the LOC100843790 gene encoding benzyl alcohol O-benzoyltransferase — encoded protein: MAGSTEALRFTVRRKAAELVAPAGPTPRELKRLSDIDDQDGLRFHIPVIQFYRRQASMAGRNPAAVVREAVSRALVPYYPFAGRLRELEARKLAVDCTGEGVLFTEADADVRLEHFGDALQPPFPGLDELIFDVPGSSQVLGTPLLLFQVTRLACGGFILGVRLMHTMADAQGLVQFLGAVAEMARGMATPTVKPVWERSLLEARDPPRPGYAHREYDEVPDTNGTIVPLDDMAHRSLFFGAGEVAAIRSHLPPPLRSRATTFEVLTGCLWRCRTSALAPDADEEMRMICIVNARGNANKNGKSAIPSGYYGNAFAFPVAVARAGELCARPLAHAVELVRRAKSEVDVEYMRSVADLMVQRGRPHFTVVRAYLASDVTKAGFGDLDFGWGRPVYGGPAKGGVGAIPGVASFLIPFKNGKGEDGIVVPMCLPGPAMDKFVVEMARLLRPATAVDVVHDAIRSAL